The DNA window CCGCGAGCGGGGCTCCGGCACCCGCGTGGCCATGGAGCGCTTCTTTGCCCGCAAAGGGGTGCAGTTGCAGTCCGAGATGGAGATGAGCAGTAACGAGGCGCTGAAGCAGGCGGTGCAGGCCGGGCTGGGCCTGGGGCTGGTCTCCCAGCACACCCTGGCCATGGAGCTCAGCCTGGGGTGTCTGGCCATCCTGGACGTGCAGGGCTTTCCCATCCAGCGCCAGTGGTACGTGGTGCACCGGGCCGGCAAGCGGCTCTCGCCGGTGGCGGCGGAGTTCCGCCGCTTCGTGCTGGAGGAGGCGGAGGCGCACTGGCAGCTGCCCGCACCCCAGGACGCCCCCGACACCTGATAGCCCGCCTGATCCCGCCCCCGGTTGCTGGCGCGCGGTCATCGCGTTGCCCGGACCGGGCGGGTTACCTAGGGCAGATTGTCGCGGCCAGTGGTCTTGGGGTTTGCCCCTGACGGCTGCGCCGGGGCGCCCGGTGCCGGGGCCTGGCGCCGTTCAACCCCGCGTAGGCCGCGCTTTTCCCGCTCCCCTTTATCGTTATGATAACCAATCCTTAATTGAACCCCTGCGCGCTGCCGTCTCCATAATCGGGCTATCGATTCCGGCGGCGCGCCAGCCGATGCGACCCGGAAGTACGAGGAGAAGACCATGACCGATTACAAGATTGCACCGTCTATTCTTTCCGCCGATTTCGCCCGTCTGGGCGAGGAGGTGGATGCCGTGCTCGCCGCCGGTGCGGACATGGTGCACTTCGACGTCATGGATAATCATTACGTCCCCAACCTCACCATCGGCCCCCTGGTCTGCGAGGCCCTGCGCAAGCACGGGGTGACCGCGCCCATCGACGTGCACCTGATGGTCAAGCCGGTGGACCGGATCATCCCGGACTTCGCCGAGGCGGGGGCCGACTACATCACCTTCCACCCGGAGGCCAGTGAGCACATCGACCGTAGCCTGCAGCTGGTGCGTGACTGCGGCTGCAAGGCGGGCCTGGTGTTCAATCCGGCCACGCCGCTGGATGTGCTCCGCTACGTGATGGACAAGATCGACATGGTGTTGCTGATGTCGGTGAACCCCGGTTTCGGCGGGCAGAAGTTCATCCCCGGCACGCTGGACAAGCTGCGCGAGGCCCGTGCCCTGATCGACGCCTCGGGCCGGGCTATCCGCCTGGAGGTGGACGGTGGCGTGAAGACGGACAACATCCGGGCGGTGGCCGAGGCCGGGGCCGACACCTTTGTCGCCGGGTCCGCCATCTTCGGAACAGACGATTACCAGAAAACCATAGAAAACATGCGGGCGGAACTGGCCCGGGCACAGCGTCCCGGGACCACTGCCTCATGAAACCAGACCGCGCGTGATCGACCCGTAGAGGTGGGCGCCGCGGCCGCAGGAGGAGTCAAGCATGTCCAGGAAATACCCCATCATTGCCGTGACCGGGTCCTCGGGCGCCGGGACCAGTACCGTCAAGGATGCCTTCGAGCACATCTTTCACCGCGAGCATGTCAGCCCGTGCGTCATCGAGGGTGACAGCCTGCACCGCTTCAACCGGCAGGAGATGAAGGAGGCCATCGTCCAGGCCAACCGGGAGGGCCGTAACCTCAGTCACTTCGGCCCGGAGGCCAACCTGTTCGAAAAGCTGGAACAGACCTTCCGCGAGTACTCCGAGACCGGCAGCTGCGAGCGGCGCTACTATGTGCACAACGAGGAGGAGTCGGTGCTGCACGGGGTGCGGCCCGGGGAGTTCACGCCGTGGGAGCGGGTGGAGCCGGGGACCGACGTGCTTTTCTACGAGGGCCTGCACGGCGGCGTGGTCACGGAGGATGTGGACGTGGCCCGCTGGGTGGACCTGCTGATCGGCGTGGTGCCCATCGTCAACCTGGAGTGGATCCAGAAGATCCACCGGGATGAGGCCGAGCGGGGTTATACCGCCGAGAAGACGGTGGACACCATCCTGCGCCGCATGCCGGACTACGTCACCTGCCTGACACCGCAGTTCTCGCGCACGGACATCAACTTCCAGCGGGTGCCGCTGGTGGACACCTCCAACCCCTTCATTGCGCGCGATATCCCCACGCTGGATGAGAGCTTCGTGGTGATCCGCTTCCGCAAACCGGAGAAGTTCGGCATCGACTTCCCCTATTTGCTGAACATGATCAACGATTCGTTCATGGCCCGGCGCAACACCATCGTGGTGCCCGGCGGCAAGATGGGTTTCGCCATGGAGCTGATCCTGACGCCCATCATCCACGAGCTGGTGGAGCGGCGCACCCGGCTGACCTGAGGCCGGGCCCGGGCCGGCGCCCTGCTCAGTCGGCCCGGACCTCGCCCAGGAAGCGGGCGAAGGTCTCGCACAGCCAGGGCAGGGTCTCGTTGAGGTCGTGACCGGCGTCCAGCACGTGGAGTCTGGCCCGGTGCGCCCGCGCCAGGCGGATGCCGTTGTCCACGGGGACGATGGCGTCGTTCCAGCCGTGCACCACGGTCATCCGCCGCGCCCGGCAGCGGGGCTCGGCCGGGTAGCCGGGCATGTAGAGCGCCGGGGCCAGCAGGAACAGCCCGTCCACGGCGACCCGCTCCGCGGCGACCGCGGAGACATACCCCCCCATGCTGGAGCCCACCAGCACCAACGGCCGGCGCCGCTGCTCCGGTGCCAGAGCGAGCAGCTGGCGCACCCGCTCATCCGGGTCGAAGGTGTGGCTGTAGTCCGGGCTTTCCACCTGGAAGCCGGCCTCCCGGGCCACGTCGGCCAGGGCGCTGATCTTGCGGCCCCAGGGGCCGGACTCCTTGCCGTGGGCGAAGAATACGGTGGACATCGGTTGTTAGGCCTATCGGTTGGTCAGTCTCAGTTCGATGCGGCGGTTGCGCGCCCACGCCTCCGGCGTGTCGCGGTCGTCCACCGGCTGGTACTCGGCGAAGCCGGCGGCGGCCAGGCGTTCCGGCGGAATCCCCTGATCCATCAGGTAGCGGACGATGGTCTGGGCGCGGGCGCTGGACAGCTCCCAGTTGGAGGGGAACTCGGCGGTCCGGATGGGGCGGCGGTCGGTGTGGCCTTCCACCTGCAACACCCAGTCCAGGTCCTCGGGGATGCGCTGGCGCAGCTCATCCAGGGTGGTGGCCAGACCGGCCAGCTGTTCGCGACCCTCATCACCCAGGTCCGCCGACGCGGTATCGAACAGCAGCTCGGACTGGAAGAGGAAGCGATCACCCTCGATGCGGATGTCCGGATGGTCGCCCAGGACCTCGCGCAGGCGCCCGAAGAACTCGGAGCGGTACTGCGAGAGCTCCTGAACCCGCTCGGCCAGGGCCAGGTTGAGCCGTTCGCCCAGGTCGCGGATTTCGGCCCGCTGGGCGGCCGCCGTGGCCTCGCTGAGGTCCAGGGCCTCGGACAGGGCGGAGAGCTGCTCGCGCAGGGCGATGATCTGCAGGTGTAGCCGGTCGATGCGGGCGGCCTGGTCGTCGGTCAGTGCCCGTTCCCGCTCCAGGTCCTCCTCCCGATCGGTCAATGCGTCACGTAGCTCGCTGCGCTCCGCCTCCAGCTCCCCTTCGCGCGCCTCCAGGCCGGCAAGCCGCGACTCCAGCTCACCGCGCCGGGTCTCCGCCTCGGCCAGGGTCTCCTCCTGGTCGGCCAGGCTGTCCTCCAGCGCCGCGCGCTGCGACTCCAGCGTGCTGACACGGGCGCGGGCCTCGTCCCGCTGGGCCAGGGTGGCCACCAACCGGGTCTCCAGTTCGGCCAACTGTGTCTCGGTGGCCGCCCGCTCCTCGCGCTCCATGGCGATGATCTCGGTGAGGGCGTCGATGTCCGCCTCCAGGCGCTCCAGCGCGGCCTCCCGGCCGGAGAGGGCGTCGCTGAGGAAGTACTGTGCCACCATGAACAGCGACAGTACGAAGACGAACAGCAGCAGCAGGGTGGCCAGGGCGTCCACGTAGCCTGGCCAGATGTTCAGCCCACGGCGCCGGCGGCGACTGTCCTCAAGCATCGCGGCCTCCGCTCCCGCGGCCCCCGGCCAGGGTGCGGGCCAGCAGCCGGATCTCGCTGCGCAGCTCGTCGGTGAGCTGAGCGCGGTGGGTGGGCATGTCCTCCAGCAGGCGCATCAGGCAGGCGTCCATGTTGCGCAGGTGCTGCAGGGTGGCCTCGTCGGCGTGGCCGTGGTGCTGGCCCTCGGCGCGCTGCATGGTGCGTTGCAGCTTGTCCAGGCTGTCGGCAGTCTGCTCCAGCAGCGCCTCGATGTAGGCGGGCACCGCCTGCTCCCCGTCGGCCACCGCGCCGCTGGTGCTCACGTAGCCGGACAGCCACTCCTCCAACTCGTTGTAGAAGCGGTTCTGGGCGTGCCCGGTCTGCAGGTCGATGAAGCCCAGGACCAGCGCCCCGCCCAGGCCGAAGAGCGAGGAGCTGAAGGCCGTGCCCATGCCGGCGAGCGGCTCCTGCAGCCCGTCGCGCAGGGCGGCGAACAGCGCCGTGGCCTCCTGGCCCTCGGGGGACAGGCCCGCCAGCACCGAGCCGATGGCGCGCAGGGTGTCCAGCAACCCCCAGAAGGTGCCGAGCAGGCCGAGAAAGATGAGCAGACCGATGAAATAGCGCGACAGGTCGCGGCTGTCATCCAGCCGGCCGCGTACCCCGTCCAGCAGGGTGCGGGCGGCCAGGGTGGACAGCCGCGGGCGTTCGCCCCGCCGGTGCATGCTGTGGCGCAGGGCCTGCAGGGGACTGGACCGGGCGCCCGGGCCCTGGGGCGTGTAGCCTTGGCCCACGGCATCCACCCAGCGCGCCTCCGGGGCCAAAACCAGCACCTGGCGGACGTTGATGGCGAGCCCCACCAGCAGGGCCATCAGGATCATCCCGTTGAACACCGGATTGGCGAGCAGCGCGTCGAGCAGCGGCTCCCAGAGCAGGGCGCAGACGGCGACCACCGCTGCGACAAACAGGGCCATCCAGTTGAGTACGCGGGTGGGAGGGGTCATCAGCCGAGCTCCTGGTTTGCTGTGCTGTCTCAACCTAGCGACATTTTCGGTGGTGTGAAAGTGCCCTGGCGCACGGTTTGGGCCGCGACTTCAGGGCCGCGGCCGCTTTGTGGGAGAATAGCCACAGGATATGAACAGGAGTTGACCCGTGAGCAAGTTGCCACCGGAACCCAAGCTGCCGCCCCAGCCCGAGAAGCCCGATCCCTCCGAGTGCTGCGGGAGCGGTTGCATACCGTGCGTCATGGACCTCTACGAGGAAAAGCTGGCCGAGTGGGGCGAGACCGTCGCCTACCTCAAGGCCGAGCACGAGCGGGCGGTGCGCAAGGCCCGCGAGGCCGAGGGGGCGGAGCAATGAGCCATTACCCCCGGACCCGCATGCGCCGGCTGCGCGCCGATGCCTTCTCCCGCCGCCTGGTGCGGGAGACCCGCCTGAGCGTGGACCAGCTGATCCTGCCGCTGTTCGTGCTGGAGGGCGAGGGCCGGCGCGAGGCGGTGGACTCCATGCCCGGCGTGGAGCGCCGTTCCATCGACCTGACCCTGGACTACCTGGAGGAGGTCGTCGCGCTGGGGATCCCCGCCGTGGCCCTGTTCCCGGTCATCGCCCCCGACCACAAGAGCGAGGACGCCCGCGAGGCGGCCAACCCGGTGGGGCTGGCCCAGCGCGCGGTGCGGGCCATCAAGGAGCAGTTCCCCGAGCTGGGCGTGATCACCGACGTGGCCCTGGACCCCTACACCAGCCACGGCCAGGACGGGCTGATCGACGACGCCGGCTACGTGCTCAACGACGAGACCGTGGAGGTGCTGGTCCGCCAGGCGCTGAGCCACGCCGATGCCGGCGCCGACGTGGTGGCGCCGTCGGACATGATGGACGGGCGCATCGGCGCCATCCGCGACGCCCTGGAGGCCCACGAGCACCGGAACGTGCGC is part of the Alkalispirillum mobile genome and encodes:
- the rpe gene encoding ribulose-phosphate 3-epimerase, whose translation is MTDYKIAPSILSADFARLGEEVDAVLAAGADMVHFDVMDNHYVPNLTIGPLVCEALRKHGVTAPIDVHLMVKPVDRIIPDFAEAGADYITFHPEASEHIDRSLQLVRDCGCKAGLVFNPATPLDVLRYVMDKIDMVLLMSVNPGFGGQKFIPGTLDKLREARALIDASGRAIRLEVDGGVKTDNIRAVAEAGADTFVAGSAIFGTDDYQKTIENMRAELARAQRPGTTAS
- a CDS encoding phosphoribulokinase, whose product is MSRKYPIIAVTGSSGAGTSTVKDAFEHIFHREHVSPCVIEGDSLHRFNRQEMKEAIVQANREGRNLSHFGPEANLFEKLEQTFREYSETGSCERRYYVHNEEESVLHGVRPGEFTPWERVEPGTDVLFYEGLHGGVVTEDVDVARWVDLLIGVVPIVNLEWIQKIHRDEAERGYTAEKTVDTILRRMPDYVTCLTPQFSRTDINFQRVPLVDTSNPFIARDIPTLDESFVVIRFRKPEKFGIDFPYLLNMINDSFMARRNTIVVPGGKMGFAMELILTPIIHELVERRTRLT
- a CDS encoding alpha/beta fold hydrolase, which encodes MSTVFFAHGKESGPWGRKISALADVAREAGFQVESPDYSHTFDPDERVRQLLALAPEQRRRPLVLVGSSMGGYVSAVAAERVAVDGLFLLAPALYMPGYPAEPRCRARRMTVVHGWNDAIVPVDNGIRLARAHRARLHVLDAGHDLNETLPWLCETFARFLGEVRAD
- a CDS encoding peptidoglycan -binding protein, with amino-acid sequence MLEDSRRRRRGLNIWPGYVDALATLLLLFVFVLSLFMVAQYFLSDALSGREAALERLEADIDALTEIIAMEREERAATETQLAELETRLVATLAQRDEARARVSTLESQRAALEDSLADQEETLAEAETRRGELESRLAGLEAREGELEAERSELRDALTDREEDLERERALTDDQAARIDRLHLQIIALREQLSALSEALDLSEATAAAQRAEIRDLGERLNLALAERVQELSQYRSEFFGRLREVLGDHPDIRIEGDRFLFQSELLFDTASADLGDEGREQLAGLATTLDELRQRIPEDLDWVLQVEGHTDRRPIRTAEFPSNWELSSARAQTIVRYLMDQGIPPERLAAAGFAEYQPVDDRDTPEAWARNRRIELRLTNR
- a CDS encoding flagellar motor protein MotA is translated as MTPPTRVLNWMALFVAAVVAVCALLWEPLLDALLANPVFNGMILMALLVGLAINVRQVLVLAPEARWVDAVGQGYTPQGPGARSSPLQALRHSMHRRGERPRLSTLAARTLLDGVRGRLDDSRDLSRYFIGLLIFLGLLGTFWGLLDTLRAIGSVLAGLSPEGQEATALFAALRDGLQEPLAGMGTAFSSSLFGLGGALVLGFIDLQTGHAQNRFYNELEEWLSGYVSTSGAVADGEQAVPAYIEALLEQTADSLDKLQRTMQRAEGQHHGHADEATLQHLRNMDACLMRLLEDMPTHRAQLTDELRSEIRLLARTLAGGRGSGGRDA
- a CDS encoding oxidoreductase-like domain-containing protein; protein product: MSKLPPEPKLPPQPEKPDPSECCGSGCIPCVMDLYEEKLAEWGETVAYLKAEHERAVRKAREAEGAEQ
- the hemB gene encoding porphobilinogen synthase, producing MSHYPRTRMRRLRADAFSRRLVRETRLSVDQLILPLFVLEGEGRREAVDSMPGVERRSIDLTLDYLEEVVALGIPAVALFPVIAPDHKSEDAREAANPVGLAQRAVRAIKEQFPELGVITDVALDPYTSHGQDGLIDDAGYVLNDETVEVLVRQALSHADAGADVVAPSDMMDGRIGAIRDALEAHEHRNVRILSYAAKYASSFYGPFRDAVGSASALKGAGKQTYQMDPANSDEALHEVALDLEEGADMVMIKPGLPYLDIIRRVRDEFGVPTLAYQVSGEYAMLKAAAQNGWLDERACVLEALTSLVRAGAHGILTYHAEAAARWLQEAD